From the genome of Penaeus monodon isolate SGIC_2016 chromosome 16, NSTDA_Pmon_1, whole genome shotgun sequence, one region includes:
- the LOC119583022 gene encoding KRAB-A domain-containing protein 2-like has product MLYDMINLWTCGRDRMIKELQRKYANITTKVLKLFNSLCEECQKKRKRSMTKGVVVRPILSKEFASRGQVDLTGMQSVPHSNFKWIMVYQDHLTKFCILCPLQTKRAAEIAFQLVDIFHLMGAPAVLQSDNGSEFTSRVITELKQIWPSLTMVHGKPRHPQSQGSVERANGDIKDMLVTWLAGNNSHDWSVGIKFVQFQKNAAHHSGIKCSPYSAMFSCEARVGLTSSLLPSKVVSRLESEDDLTAVMPGDDTTTGSAGSFLEGATKVPIPKPKTQKYRPTSPTVGPRRPEEDEPSKGKGPPNEP; this is encoded by the exons ATGTTATATGACATGATCAATCTATG GACATGTGGGCGTGACCGCATGATTAAGGAGTTACAAAGAAAATATGCTAACATCACAACAAAGGTCTTAAAGCTCTTCAACTCACTGTGTGAGGAATGTCAAAAGAAACGGAAAAGATCAATGACCAAGGGTGTTGTGGTGCGTCCTATCCTCAGCAAGGAATTTGCATCTAGGGGCCAGGTTGATTTGACTGGCATGCAGTCAGTGCCACACTCCAACTTTAAATGGATCATGGTGTACCAAGACCATCTCACCAAATTCTGCATTCTTTGTCCTCTTCAAACCAAACGTGCTGCAGAGATTGCCTTCCAGCTTGTAGATATCTTCCATCTCATGGGTGCCCCTGCTGTTCTTCAAAGTGATAATGGCTCAGAGTTCACATCCAGGGTGATTACCGAGTTAAAACAAATATGGCCAAGTCTCACCATGGTTCATGGGAAGCCCCGTCATCCACAAAGTCAGGGTTCTGTGGAACGTGCGAATGGTGACATTAAGGATATGTTAGTTACCTGGCTTGCAGGCAATAATTCACATGACTGGTCAGTTGGTATCAAGTTTGTTCAGTTTCAGAAAAATGCTGCTCACCATTCAGGGATAAAGTGCTCTCCATACTCTGCTATGTTTAGTTGTGAAGCTAGAGTTGGCCTGACTTCTTCACTTCTACCCTCAAAAGTTGTCTCAAGGTTGGAGAGTGAAGATGATCTCACAGCAGTTATGCCAGGAGATGATACAACAACAGGTTCTGCTGGTTCA TTTTTGGAAGGGGCTACCaaagttcccatccctaaaccaaagacCCAAAAGTACCGCCCCACTTCCCCTACTGTCGGGCCAAGACGGCCGGAGGAGGATGAACCCTccaagggaaaagggccccccaatGAACCCTAA